In one Brassica oleracea var. oleracea cultivar TO1000 chromosome C9, BOL, whole genome shotgun sequence genomic region, the following are encoded:
- the LOC106318279 gene encoding divinyl chlorophyllide a 8-vinyl-reductase, chloroplastic, producing MALSSPFNVFASYSYTPKPKTFLRDSKLLSRSQQLNSFPLASNSNLRLTRSRPEPVSSLGTSEIDTSSSSSSSSSTFRNKIPSEVNILVVGSTGYIGRFVVQELVKRGFNVIAVAREKSGVRGKNDKEATLKQLQGANVCFSDVTDLASLERSVETLGLGIDVVVSCLASRNGGIKDSWKIDYEATKNSLLAGKKFGAKHFVLLSAICVQKPLLEFQRAKLKFEAELMELQDSTFTYSIVRPTAFFKSLGGQVDIVKDGKPYVMFGDGKLCACKPISEEDLASFIADCVLEESKINKVLPIGGPGKALTPLEQGEILFRILGREPKFLKVPIEIMDFVIGVLDGVAKVFPSVAEAAEFGKIGRYYAAESMLILDPETGEYSEEKTPSYGKDTLEDFFEKVVREGMAGQELGEQFF from the coding sequence ATGGCACTTTCTTCTCCCTTCAACGTCTTCGCTTCCTATTCCTACACACCCAAACCCAAAACCTTCCTCAGAGATTCCAAACTCCTCTCACGATCTCAGCAATTAAACTCATTCCCTCTCGCTTCCAACTCAAATCTCAGGCTGACAAGATCAAGACCCGAACCAGTTTCATCTCTTGGAACCTCAGAGATCGATACATCGTCTTCTTCTTCTTCTTCCTCCTCCACCTTCAGGAACAAAATCCCCAGCGAGGTTAACATTCTAGTCGTCGGCTCCACCGGGTACATAGGCAGATTCGTGGTTCAAGAGCTCGTCAAAAGAGGCTTCAACGTGATCGCCGTGGCCAGAGAGAAGAGCGGCGTCAGAGGCAAAAACGACAAAGAAGCGACTTTAAAACAGCTCCAAGGCGCTAACGTCTGTTTCTCAGACGTCACCGATCTAGCTTCCCTCGAGCGATCCGTGGAGACTCTAGGCCTAGGTATCGACGTCGTCGTCTCCTGCCTCGCTAGCCGCAACGGAGGCATCAAAGACTCGTGGAAGATCGACTACGAAGCTACCAAGAACAGTCTCCTCGCCGGCAAAAAGTTCGGCGCGAAACACTTCGTCCTCCTCTCCGCCATCTGCGTGCAGAAGCCTCTCCTGGAGTTTCAACGAGCCAAGCTCAAGTTCGAAGCAGAGCTTATGGAGCTTCAAGACTCCACCTTTACGTACAGCATCGTGAGACCGACGGCGTTCTTCAAGAGCTTAGGCGGACAGGTGGACATCGTCAAAGACGGGAAGCCTTACGTGATGTTCGGAGACGGGAAGCTCTGCGCTTGCAAACCCATCAGCGAGGAGGATTTAGCTTCGTTCATAGCGGACTGTGTCTTGGAAGAGAGCAAGATCAATAAGGTTCTGCCCATCGGTGGGCCTGGGAAGGCGCTGACGCCTTTGGAGCAAGGAGAGATTCTGTTTAGGATACTTGGGAGAGAGCCTAAGTTTCTGAAAGTTCCTATTGAGATTATGGACTTTGTGATTGGGGTGCTTGATGGTGTGGCGAAGGTGTTTCCTAGTGTTGCGGAGGCTGCTGAGTTTGGGAAGATTGGGAGGTACTATGCTGCGGAGAGTATGTTGATTCTTGATCCGGAGACTGGGGAGTATAGTGAGGAGAAGACTCCGAGCTATGGGAAGGATACGCTTGAGGACTTCTTTGAGAAGGTTGTTAGAGAAGGGATGGCTGGTCAGGAGCTTGGTGAACAGTTCTTCTAG
- the LOC106318280 gene encoding RING finger and CHY zinc finger domain-containing protein 1 — translation MEASPNDRLHFGVMAFGCDHYNRRCQIRAPCCNEVFPCRHCHNESTSTLRNIYDRHELVRQDVKQVICSVCDTEQPVAQVCTNCGVNMGEYFCDICKFYDDNTAKEQFHCDDCGICRVGGRENFFHCKKCGSCYAIGLRNNHRCVEDSMRHHCPICYEYLFDSLKDTTVMKCGHTMHFECYHEMLKRDKFCCPICSRSVIDMSKTWQRMDEEIEATSMPSDYRDKKVWILCNDCNDTTEVNFHIIGQKCGHCRSYNTRAVGPPVLPQ, via the exons ATGGAAGCCTCACCCAATGATCGTCTTCATTTTGGCGTAATGGCTTTCGG GTGCGACCATTACAATAGGAGATGCCAAATCAGAGCTCCATGTTGCAACGAAGTCTTCCCTTGTCGCCATTGTCACAACGAGAGCACT AGCACATTGCGCAATATCTATGACCGTCACGAGCTTGTTCGTCAAGATGTTAAACAA GTGATTTGCTCCGTTTGCGATACAGAGCAGCCG GTAGCTCAAGTTTGCACCAACTGTGGTGTCAACATGGGAGAATACTTTTGCGATATCTGCAAGTTCTATGATGACAAT ACTGCAAAGGAACAGTTCCATTGTGATGACTGTGGAATTTGCAG AGTTGGTGGGCGTGAGAACTTCTTCCATTGCAAGAAGTGTG GATCTTGTTATGCGATTGGCCTGCGCAACAACCATCGCTGCGTTGAGGATTCAATGCGGCATCACTGTCCCATTTGTTACGAG TATCTCTTTGACTCTCTTAAAGACACAACAGTGATGAAATGCGGACACACAATGCACTTTGAATGCTATCATGAGATGCTCAAGCGTGACAA ATTTTGTTGTCCGATTTGCTCGAGGTCAGTGATTGATATGTCCAAAACATGGCAGAGAATGGATGAAGAG ATTGAAGCTACTTCTATGCCTTCAGATTACCGCGACAAGAAG GTTTGGATACTGTGCAACGACTGTAACGACACAACAGAAGTAAACTTCCATATAATCGGTCAGAAATGTGGACATTGTAGATCTTACAACACCAGAGCCGTTGGACCTCCTGTTCTTCCTCAGTGA
- the LOC106319091 gene encoding probable feruloyl esterase A isoform X2 — MEQKRWVFLLAIFACLLFFSRGRVLKWKTDDDSPVYNHTLALTLVEYTSAVYMSDLTELFTWTCERCNGLTKGFQVIEIIVDIEHCLQGYVGVAKDLNAIVIAFRGTQEHSIQNWVSDLFWKQLDLNYPDMPDAMVHHGFYSAYHNTTVRPAVLDAVKRAKNFYGENIKIMVTGHSMGGAMAAFCGLDLVVNEGYENVQVMTFGQPRIGNAAFASYYSLLVPNTFRITHDRDIVPHLPPFFYLFPQKTYHHFPTEVWVRDLSVLKIVRFGIEKVCDNTGEDPTCCRSVMGSSISDHLTYFGVEMMCETWRQCSIVMGREVESYSRRDSKGNIFLSRIDPSPEVTETKTLSTTGVSSI, encoded by the exons ATGGAACAAAAGAGATGGGTGTTCTTGCTGGCAATATTTGCTTGTCTTCTTTTCTTTTCACGCGGAAGAG TTCTCAAGTGGAAGACTGATGATGATTCACCTGTTTACAACCATACACTTGCCTTAACACTTGTTGAGTATACTTCTGCG GTCTATATGTCTGATTTGACAGAACTCTTCACTTGGACATGTGAAAGATGCAATGGTTTGACTAAG GGTTTCCAAGTAATAGAGATAATAGTTGACATTGAGCACTGCCTACAG GGATATGTTGGGGTAGCAAAGGATTTGAATGCTATCGTCATTGCATTTCGGGGAACTCAAGAACACAG CATACAAAACTGGGTCTCAGATTTGTTCTGGAAACAGCTCGATCTAAATTACCCTGATATGCCAGATGCAATG GTTCACCATGGCTTCTATAGTGCTTATCACAATACAACGGTACGGCCTGCAGTTTTGGATGCAGTAAAACGAGCGAAGAACTTCTATGGAGAGAACATCAAGATCATGGTGACTGGTCATTCAATGGGAGGAGCCATGGCTGCCTTTTGTGGTCTAGACCTAGTT GTAAATGAAGGATACGAAAACGTACAGGTCATGACATTTGGGCAACCTCGTATTGGGAATGCGGCTTTTGCATCTTATTACAGTTTGCTTGTGCCTAACACCTTCCGGATCACGCATGACCGAGATATCGTTCCTCATCTGCCTCCTTTCTTTTATCTTTTCCCTCAGAAAACATACCACCACTTCCCAACAGAG GTGTGGGTGAGAGATCTCAGTGTTTTGAAAATTGTTCGTTTTGGTATTGAGAAAGTTTGTGACAACACCGGTGAAGATCCTACATGCTGCAG ATCGGTAATGGGAAGTAGCATATCCGACCATTTAACCTACTTTGGGGTAGAGATGATGTGTGAGACATGGAGACAATGCAGCATAGTGATGGGTCGTGAAGTAGAGAGTTACAGCAGAAGAGATTCAAAGGGCAACATATTCCTGTCCCGGATAGATCCTTCCCCGGAGGTAACTGAAACGAAAACTCTATCCACAACCGGAGTCTCCAGTATTTAG
- the LOC106319091 gene encoding lipase isoform X1 codes for MEQKRWVFLLAIFACLLFFSRGRVAVLKWKTDDDSPVYNHTLALTLVEYTSAVYMSDLTELFTWTCERCNGLTKGFQVIEIIVDIEHCLQGYVGVAKDLNAIVIAFRGTQEHSIQNWVSDLFWKQLDLNYPDMPDAMVHHGFYSAYHNTTVRPAVLDAVKRAKNFYGENIKIMVTGHSMGGAMAAFCGLDLVVNEGYENVQVMTFGQPRIGNAAFASYYSLLVPNTFRITHDRDIVPHLPPFFYLFPQKTYHHFPTEVWVRDLSVLKIVRFGIEKVCDNTGEDPTCCRSVMGSSISDHLTYFGVEMMCETWRQCSIVMGREVESYSRRDSKGNIFLSRIDPSPEVTETKTLSTTGVSSI; via the exons ATGGAACAAAAGAGATGGGTGTTCTTGCTGGCAATATTTGCTTGTCTTCTTTTCTTTTCACGCGGAAGAG TTGCAGTTCTCAAGTGGAAGACTGATGATGATTCACCTGTTTACAACCATACACTTGCCTTAACACTTGTTGAGTATACTTCTGCG GTCTATATGTCTGATTTGACAGAACTCTTCACTTGGACATGTGAAAGATGCAATGGTTTGACTAAG GGTTTCCAAGTAATAGAGATAATAGTTGACATTGAGCACTGCCTACAG GGATATGTTGGGGTAGCAAAGGATTTGAATGCTATCGTCATTGCATTTCGGGGAACTCAAGAACACAG CATACAAAACTGGGTCTCAGATTTGTTCTGGAAACAGCTCGATCTAAATTACCCTGATATGCCAGATGCAATG GTTCACCATGGCTTCTATAGTGCTTATCACAATACAACGGTACGGCCTGCAGTTTTGGATGCAGTAAAACGAGCGAAGAACTTCTATGGAGAGAACATCAAGATCATGGTGACTGGTCATTCAATGGGAGGAGCCATGGCTGCCTTTTGTGGTCTAGACCTAGTT GTAAATGAAGGATACGAAAACGTACAGGTCATGACATTTGGGCAACCTCGTATTGGGAATGCGGCTTTTGCATCTTATTACAGTTTGCTTGTGCCTAACACCTTCCGGATCACGCATGACCGAGATATCGTTCCTCATCTGCCTCCTTTCTTTTATCTTTTCCCTCAGAAAACATACCACCACTTCCCAACAGAG GTGTGGGTGAGAGATCTCAGTGTTTTGAAAATTGTTCGTTTTGGTATTGAGAAAGTTTGTGACAACACCGGTGAAGATCCTACATGCTGCAG ATCGGTAATGGGAAGTAGCATATCCGACCATTTAACCTACTTTGGGGTAGAGATGATGTGTGAGACATGGAGACAATGCAGCATAGTGATGGGTCGTGAAGTAGAGAGTTACAGCAGAAGAGATTCAAAGGGCAACATATTCCTGTCCCGGATAGATCCTTCCCCGGAGGTAACTGAAACGAAAACTCTATCCACAACCGGAGTCTCCAGTATTTAG
- the LOC106319092 gene encoding probable feruloyl esterase A isoform X2 — MGQKRWLFLLAIFAVLLAFTSGRVLKLKSDDGQHVYNHTLTLTLVEYASAVYVSDLTELFNWTCERCNGLTKGFEVIEIIFDVEHCLQAYVGVAKDLNAIIIAFRGTQEHSIQNWVSDLFWKQLDLNYPDMPDAMVHHGFYSAYHNTTLRPAVLGAVQRAKISYGANINIIVTGHSMGGAMAAFCGLDLVVNEGEENVQVMTFGQPRVGNAAFASYYSLLVPNTFRITHEHDMVPHLPPFYHIFPQKTYHHFPTEVWVRDLGFSSLVLASVEKVCDNTGEDPTCSRSVVGNSISDHLKYFGIDLRCETWRQCTIVMSHEMDRFSRKDSKGNLVMSRTLPSTTVNETEALLENGNL, encoded by the exons ATGGGACAAAAGAGATGGCTATTCTTGCTGGCAATTTTCGCTGTTCTTCTGGCATTTACAAGTGGAAGAG TTCTCAAGTTGAAGAGCGATGATGGTCAACATGTGTACAACCATACTCTCACTCTAACACTTGTGGAGTATGCTTCTGCG GTCTATGTGTCTGATTTGACAGAACTATTCAACTGGACGTGTGAGAGATGCAATGGTTTGACAAAG GGTTTCGAAGTAATAGAGATAATATTTGACGTTGAGCATTGCCTACAG GCATATGTTGGTGTGGCAAAGGATTTGAATGCTATTATTATTGCATTCCGGGGAACTCAAGAACACAG CATACAAAATTGGGTCTCCGATTTGTTCTGGAAACAGCTCGATCTAAATTACCCTGACATGCCAGATGCAATG GTGCACCATGGCTTTTATAGTGCTTATCACAATACAACTCTACGGCCCGCAGTTTTGGGTGCAGTACAACGAGCGAAGATATCCTATGGTGCGAACATCAACATCATTGTGACTGGTCATTCAATGGGAGGAGCCATGGCTGCCTTTTGTGGACTAGACCTAGTT GTAAATGAAGGAGAAGAAAACGTACAGGTGATGACATTTGGGCAACCTCGTGTTGGGAATGCGGCTTTTGCATCTTATTACAGTTTGCTTGTGCCTAACACCTTCAGGATCACGCATGAGCATGATATGGTTCCTCATCTACCTCCTTTCTATCATATTTTCCCTCAGAAAACATACCACCACTTCCCAACAGAG GTGTGGGTGAGAGATCTCGGTTTTTCGAGTCTAGTTCTTGCTAGTGTGGAGAAAGTTTGTGACAACACTGGTGAGGATCCTACATGCAGCAG ATCGGTGGTGGGGAATAGCATCTCTGACCATTTAAAGTACTTTGGGATAGATCTAAGGTGTGAGACGTGGAGACAATGCACAATAGTGATGAGCCACGAGATGGATAGATTCAGCAGGAAAGATTCAAAGGGTAACCTAGTAATGTCACGGACACTTCCTTCCACGACTGTTAACGAAACAGAAGCTCTACTCGAAAATGGTAATCTTTAA
- the LOC106319092 gene encoding probable feruloyl esterase A isoform X1, with protein sequence MGQKRWLFLLAIFAVLLAFTSGRGVLKLKSDDGQHVYNHTLTLTLVEYASAVYVSDLTELFNWTCERCNGLTKGFEVIEIIFDVEHCLQAYVGVAKDLNAIIIAFRGTQEHSIQNWVSDLFWKQLDLNYPDMPDAMVHHGFYSAYHNTTLRPAVLGAVQRAKISYGANINIIVTGHSMGGAMAAFCGLDLVVNEGEENVQVMTFGQPRVGNAAFASYYSLLVPNTFRITHEHDMVPHLPPFYHIFPQKTYHHFPTEVWVRDLGFSSLVLASVEKVCDNTGEDPTCSRSVVGNSISDHLKYFGIDLRCETWRQCTIVMSHEMDRFSRKDSKGNLVMSRTLPSTTVNETEALLENGNL encoded by the exons ATGGGACAAAAGAGATGGCTATTCTTGCTGGCAATTTTCGCTGTTCTTCTGGCATTTACAAGTGGAAGAGGTG TTCTCAAGTTGAAGAGCGATGATGGTCAACATGTGTACAACCATACTCTCACTCTAACACTTGTGGAGTATGCTTCTGCG GTCTATGTGTCTGATTTGACAGAACTATTCAACTGGACGTGTGAGAGATGCAATGGTTTGACAAAG GGTTTCGAAGTAATAGAGATAATATTTGACGTTGAGCATTGCCTACAG GCATATGTTGGTGTGGCAAAGGATTTGAATGCTATTATTATTGCATTCCGGGGAACTCAAGAACACAG CATACAAAATTGGGTCTCCGATTTGTTCTGGAAACAGCTCGATCTAAATTACCCTGACATGCCAGATGCAATG GTGCACCATGGCTTTTATAGTGCTTATCACAATACAACTCTACGGCCCGCAGTTTTGGGTGCAGTACAACGAGCGAAGATATCCTATGGTGCGAACATCAACATCATTGTGACTGGTCATTCAATGGGAGGAGCCATGGCTGCCTTTTGTGGACTAGACCTAGTT GTAAATGAAGGAGAAGAAAACGTACAGGTGATGACATTTGGGCAACCTCGTGTTGGGAATGCGGCTTTTGCATCTTATTACAGTTTGCTTGTGCCTAACACCTTCAGGATCACGCATGAGCATGATATGGTTCCTCATCTACCTCCTTTCTATCATATTTTCCCTCAGAAAACATACCACCACTTCCCAACAGAG GTGTGGGTGAGAGATCTCGGTTTTTCGAGTCTAGTTCTTGCTAGTGTGGAGAAAGTTTGTGACAACACTGGTGAGGATCCTACATGCAGCAG ATCGGTGGTGGGGAATAGCATCTCTGACCATTTAAAGTACTTTGGGATAGATCTAAGGTGTGAGACGTGGAGACAATGCACAATAGTGATGAGCCACGAGATGGATAGATTCAGCAGGAAAGATTCAAAGGGTAACCTAGTAATGTCACGGACACTTCCTTCCACGACTGTTAACGAAACAGAAGCTCTACTCGAAAATGGTAATCTTTAA
- the LOC106318017 gene encoding putative chromatin-remodeling complex ATPase chain: MARASNREVSSDEAYSSSEEDEERVNDQVNVEEDDEELQAVARPADSNEEEEDVAPDEALVSDDEVVPVEDDADEDEEDDEKAEIRKREKARLKEMQKMKKQKIQQILDAQNASIDKDMNNKGKGRLTYLLQQTELFAHFAKSEPSSSQKKGKGRGRHASKLTEEEEDQECLKEEEGGISGSGGTRLLTQPSCIQGKMRDYQLAGLNWLIRLYENGINGILADEMGLGKTLQTISLLAYLHEFKGINGPHMIVTPKSTIGNWMNEIRRFCPVLRAVKFLGNPEERRYIRDELLVVGKFDVCVTSFEMAIKEKTSLRRFSWRYIIIDEAHRIKNENSLLSKTMRLFSTNYRLLITGTPLQNNLHELWALLNFLLPEVFSSAETFDEWFQISGENDQQEVVQQLHKVLRPFLLRRLKSDVEKGLPPKKETILKVGLSQMQKQYYKALLQKDLEVVNGGGERKRLLNIAMQLRKCCNHPYLFQGAEPGPPYTTGDHLVTNSGKMILLDKLLPKLKERDSRVLIFSQMTRLLDILEDYMIYRGYQYCRIDGNTGGDERDASIEAYNKPGSEKFVFLLSTRAGGLGINLATADIVILYDSDWNPQVDLQAQDRAHRIGQKKEVQVFRFCTENAIEEKVIERAYKKLALDALVIQQGRLAEQKTVNKDELLQMVRYGAEMVFSSKDSTITDEDIDRIIAKGEEATAELDAKMKKFTEDAIQFKMDDPADLYDFDDDNKDENKLDFKKIVSENWNDPPKRERKRNYSENEYFKQTLRQGAPAKPKEPRIPRMPHLHDFQFFNTQRLTELYEKEVRHLMQTHQKTQMKDTVEADEPEEVGDPLTAEEVEEKEQLLEEGFPTWSKRDFNSFIRSCEKYGRNDIKSIASEMEGKTDEEVERYAQVFQERYKELNDYDRIIKNIEKGEGRISRKDEIMKAIGKKLDRYRNPWLELKIQYGQNKGKLYNEECDRFMVFMVHKLGYGNWDELKTAFKTSPLFSFDWFVKSRSSQELARRCDTLIRLIEKENQEHDEAERRARRDKKLAKNATPSKRASGSQANESPTFVKKRKQLSMDDFVTSGKRRK, from the exons ATGGCGAGAGCTTCGAATCGGGAAGTTTCTTCAGACGAGGCGTACTCGTCGTCAGAGGAGGATGAGGAGCGAGTTAACGATCAGGTCAATGTGGAAGAAGACGATGAGGAGCTCCAAGCCGTTGCTCGCCCCGCGGACTCCAACGAGGAAGAGGAAGATGTTGCCCCCGACGAAGCACTTGTATCTGACGATGAGGTTGTCCCTGTAGAAGATGATGCCGACGAG GATGAAGAAGATGACGAGAAAGCTGAAATCAGGAAACGTGAGAAGGCTAGGCTTAAAGAGATGCAGAAGATGAAGAAGCAGAAAATTCAGCAAATTTTAGACGCCCAAAATGCTTCCATAGATAAAGACATG AATAATAAAGGAAAAGGGCGACTGACGTATCTTCTGCAGCAAACTGAGTTATTTGCACATTTTGCTAAAAGTGAACCATCTTCTTCTCAGAAGAAGGGGAAAGGAAG GGGACGTCATGCTTCCAAATTAACTGAAGAAGAGGAAGATCAAGAGTGTTTAAAGGAAGAAGAAGGTGGTATTTCTGGATCTGGAGGCACACGATTGCTCACACAACCGTCTT GTATTCAGGGGAAAATGAGAGATTACCAATTGGCTGGTTTAAACTGGCTCATTCGATTGTATGAGAATGGCATAAATGGAATTCTTGCAGATGAAATG GGTCTGGGGAAGACACTTCAAACAATTTCTTTGCTCGCTTACCTGCATGAATTCAAGGGAATTAATGGCCCTCATATGATTGTTACTCCAAAATCAACCATTGGTAACTGGATGAATGAAATTCGTCGATTTTGTCCTGTACTGCGCGCCGTGAAATTCCTTGGTAATCCTGAGGAAAGG AGATATATCCGTGATGAACTGCTAGTTGTGGGTAAATTCGACGTTTGTGTCACAAGCTTTGAGATGGCTATCAAAGAGAAGACATCCTTGCGTCGCTTTAGCTGGCGTTACATAATTATTGATGAAGCACATCGAATCAAGAATGAGAATTCACTTCTTTCAAAAACGATGAGACTTTTTAGTACCAATTACCGGCTTCTTATCACGGGAACCCCCCTTCAG AATAATCTCCATGAATTGTGGGCTCTTCTCAATTTTCTTCTGCCAGAGGTTTTTAGTTCAGCAGAGACTTTTGATGAGTGGTTTCAAATTTCTGGTGAAAATGACCAGCAAGAAGTTGTTCAACAACTTCATAAG GTTCTCCGACCATTTCTTCTTCGGAGGTTAAAATCAGACGTAGAGAAAGGCTTGCCTCCAAAAAAGGAGACGATACTTAAGGTTGGCTTGTCGCAGATGCAAAAACAGTACTACAAGGCGCTACTGCAGAAAGATCTTGAAGTGGTTAATGGTGGTGGAGAACGCAAACGTCTGTTGAACATAGCAATGCAATTGCGCAAATGCTGCAATCACCCTTATCTCTTTCAGGGTGCAGAGCCTGGCCCCCCTTATACCACAGGAGATCACCTTGTAACAAATTCAG GTAAGATGATTCTCTTAGACAAATTGCTACCCAAGTTGAAGGAACGCGATTCAAGGGTTCTGATATTTTCTCAG ATGACAAGGCTTTTGGATATTCTTGAGGATTATATGATATATCGTGGTTACCAGTACTGCCGTATTGATGGAAATACTGGTGGTGACGAACGAGACGCTTCCATAGAAGCCTACAACAAGCCAGGAAGTGAGAAATTTGTTTTCTTGTTATCCACTAGAGCTGGAGGGCTTGGTATCAATCTTGCTACTGCAGATATTGTGATCCTGTATGACAGTGACTG GAATCCTCAAGTTGACTTGCAAGCTCAAGATCGTGCACATAGGATTGGTCAAAAGAAAGAAGTTCAAGTATTCCGGTTCTGCACAGAA AATGCTATTGAGGAAAAAGTGATTGAAAGAGCTTACAAGAAATTGGCACTTGATGCTCTCGTAATTCAGCAAGGGCGATTGGCAGAACAGAAAA CTGTTAATAAGGATGAGTTACTCCAAATGGTTAGATATGGTGCTGAAATGGTGTTCAGTTCTAAAGATAGCACAATTACGGATGAGGATATTGACAGAATCATTGCCAAAGGAGAAGAGGCAACTGCTGAACTTGATGCGAAAATGAAGAAGTTCACTGAAGATGCAATACAGTTCAAAATGGATGACC CTGCTGACCTTTATGATTTTGACGATGATAATAAG GATGAGAACAAGTTGGATTTTAAGAAAATTGTGAGTGAGAATTGGAATGATCCACCAAAAAGAGAAAGAAAGCGCAA CTACTCTGAAAATGAATACTTCAAGCAAACATTGCGACAAGGTGCTCCAGCTAAACCCAAAGAGCCTAGAATTCCGCGCATGCCCCATTT GCATGATTTCCAGTTCTTTAACACACAGAGATTGACCGAGCTGTATGAAAAGGAAGTGCGACACCTTATG CAAACACATCAGAAAACTCAGATGAAAGACACAGTTGAAGCTGATGAACCTGAAG AAGTTGGAGATCCCTTAACTGCTGAAGAAGTGGAAGAAAAGGAACAATTGTTGGAAGAG GGTTTCCCAACATGGAGCAAAAGAGACTTCAACAGCTTCATTAGATCTTGTGAGAAATATGGCCGGAATGATATAAAAAGTATTGCATCTGAGATGGAAGGAAAAACAGACGAAGAGGTTGAACGATATGCTCAAGTTTTCCAAGAGCGATACAAGGAGCTAAATG ATTACGATAGAATCATCAAGAATATTGAGAAAGGGGAAGGAAGAATCTCTAGGAAAGATGAAATCATGAAAGCTATTGGGAAGAAACTGGACCGCTACAGGAACCCGTGGCTGGAACTGAAGATTCAGTATGGTCAGAACAAAGGGAAGCTATACAATGAAGAGTGTGACCGTTTCATG GTATTCATGGTCCATAAGCTTGGGTATGGAAACTGGGATGAACTAAAGACAGCTTTTAAGACATCCCCGTTGTTTAGCTTTGACTGGTTTGTAAAATCCCGTTCAAGTCAAGAACTGGCCAGGAGATGCGACACGCTGATCCGGCTGATTGAGAAAGAGAACCAAGAGCATGATGAGGCAGAGAGGCGAGCCCGTAGGGATAAGAAGCTTGCAAAG AATGCAACACCTTCAAAGCGAGCTTCGGGTAGTCAAGCAAATGAGAGCCCTACATTCGTGAAGAAGCGAAAGCAGCTGTCAATGGATGATTTTGTGACCTCG GGAAAACGTAGGAAATAA